The Desulfuromonas versatilis genome has a segment encoding these proteins:
- a CDS encoding 4Fe-4S dicluster domain-containing protein: MFSFLKVLARNLIQGPSTDPFPFGETSTPKGYRGRVRFDASACVGCRMCEHVCAGGAIRFGESESGLRFTLWHNSCTFCGLCRHYCQTGAIALTEDWHLAHRQAEKYAMVEEGTVPLVSCLGCGIAMIPVARELMRRAYGETNGDIDRLRRLCPDCRRKTAITGAKKCRI, encoded by the coding sequence ATGTTTTCATTTCTCAAAGTTCTCGCCCGCAACCTGATCCAGGGGCCCTCCACAGACCCATTCCCCTTCGGGGAAACGTCAACCCCCAAGGGCTATCGCGGCCGGGTCCGCTTCGACGCCTCGGCCTGCGTCGGCTGCCGCATGTGCGAACACGTCTGCGCCGGGGGGGCCATCCGCTTCGGGGAGAGCGAGTCGGGGCTGCGCTTCACCCTCTGGCACAACAGCTGTACCTTCTGCGGCCTCTGCCGGCACTACTGTCAGACCGGTGCCATCGCCCTTACCGAAGACTGGCACCTGGCCCATCGGCAAGCGGAGAAATACGCCATGGTGGAAGAGGGGACCGTTCCTCTGGTTTCCTGCCTCGGCTGCGGAATCGCGATGATCCCGGTGGCAAGGGAGCTGATGCGCCGGGCCTATGGCGAAACCAACGGGGATATCGACCGATTGAGGCGGCTCTGCCCCGATTGCCGCCGCAAAACCGCAATCACGGGAGCCAAAAAATGCAGGATCTGA